One genomic segment of Alkalimarinus alittae includes these proteins:
- a CDS encoding c-type cytochrome, with protein MMATAGGDVAAGKAKSGVCAACHGPAGVAMIPIYPNLAGQQEQYLVSALKAYKAKQRTGGQAPIMQGQAAALSDADIANLAAYYASLK; from the coding sequence ATGATGGCGACTGCCGGTGGTGATGTTGCTGCAGGAAAAGCAAAGTCAGGTGTTTGTGCTGCATGTCACGGCCCAGCGGGTGTTGCAATGATTCCAATTTACCCTAACTTGGCGGGTCAGCAAGAGCAATACCTTGTAAGTGCTCTTAAAGCATACAAAGCTAAACAGCGTACTGGTGGTCAAGCGCCTATCATGCAAGGCCAAGCGGCTGCATTAAGTGATGCAGATATCGCTAACTTAGCTGCTTATTACGCTAGCTTGAAGTAA